A single window of Cytobacillus dafuensis DNA harbors:
- a CDS encoding MDR family MFS transporter — MQKETKQRSVVLALLIATFLTAIEGTIVSTAMPKIVEDLGGSKLYTWVISVYLLAVVISTPIFGKLADLYGRKRMFTIGTIIFLIGSMLSGLSQTMEQLVMFRLIQGLGAGALTTIPFTIIGDVFEFKERAKIQGMISSVWGISGIIGPLAGGFIVDTITWHWIFFMNLPFGVIALILLSISLHENLEKKKQIIDYAGITTFAICMSSFLYALTLLKEDRSLTTSISALLAVSLITFCLFFYIEAKGKEPMLPLSLFKIKFITISNIAGFLLGFILVAITFYIPLWVQGVTGLNATYSGIAMLPMSITWPLGAVFTGRWLAKSPIGRVAVIGISLIIVGCIGLTFFRSGTTIPFMMADTAILGFGFGLAMTSFTVAVQSAVDWNMRGAAMGSHTLMRNLGQAIGIAVSGLLLSDKLYGHALESSLHSVFTMLILLAVSALAVTGILLRQKEPALSC; from the coding sequence TTGCAAAAAGAAACAAAACAGAGATCGGTCGTTCTCGCCTTATTAATTGCAACCTTTTTGACAGCCATCGAAGGTACAATTGTCAGCACGGCGATGCCAAAAATTGTAGAGGATCTTGGCGGTAGCAAGCTTTATACATGGGTTATTTCTGTCTATTTATTAGCTGTGGTGATTAGTACGCCTATTTTTGGAAAACTAGCAGATTTATATGGCAGGAAGAGAATGTTTACGATTGGAACGATTATTTTCCTAATCGGATCAATGCTTTCGGGACTCTCACAAACAATGGAACAGCTCGTCATGTTTCGTTTGATTCAAGGACTAGGAGCAGGTGCACTTACAACGATTCCGTTTACAATTATCGGTGATGTGTTTGAATTCAAGGAGCGAGCAAAAATTCAAGGCATGATTAGCAGTGTTTGGGGAATTTCTGGGATAATTGGTCCACTTGCAGGCGGCTTTATCGTCGATACGATTACTTGGCATTGGATTTTCTTTATGAACCTGCCTTTTGGAGTTATTGCTTTAATTTTATTATCGATATCCTTACACGAGAATCTTGAGAAGAAGAAGCAGATTATTGATTATGCAGGTATTACGACGTTTGCGATTTGTATGTCGTCCTTCTTATACGCTTTAACATTATTAAAAGAGGATAGATCATTAACGACAAGTATTTCTGCCTTATTAGCAGTTTCACTGATCACCTTTTGTTTATTTTTCTATATTGAAGCAAAGGGAAAAGAGCCGATGCTGCCGCTTTCCTTATTTAAAATCAAGTTTATTACGATTTCGAATATTGCCGGCTTTTTATTAGGGTTTATTCTCGTTGCCATCACCTTTTATATTCCGTTATGGGTGCAAGGTGTAACAGGTTTAAACGCTACCTATTCTGGTATTGCAATGCTGCCTATGTCGATTACTTGGCCGCTTGGTGCGGTCTTTACAGGCAGATGGCTTGCAAAATCACCGATTGGGCGAGTGGCTGTAATCGGAATCTCTTTAATTATTGTCGGATGTATTGGATTAACTTTCTTTAGGTCGGGGACAACGATTCCGTTCATGATGGCAGATACAGCAATCTTGGGCTTTGGTTTCGGTTTAGCGATGACATCCTTTACCGTTGCTGTTCAATCAGCTGTTGATTGGAATATGCGTGGAGCAGCAATGGGTTCACATACATTAATGAGAAATTTAGGGCAGGCAATTGGGATCGCTGTTTCAGGACTATTGTTGAGTGATAAACTTTATGGTCATGCTTTAGAATCAAGTTTGCATTCAGTTTTCACGATGCTGATTCTATTAGCGGTTAGCGCCCTCGCTGTAACTGGCATTCTACTTCGTCAAAAAGAACCAGCGCTTAGCTGCTAG
- a CDS encoding YbaK/EbsC family protein — MSLETVKAHFKKWNREADILEFETSSATVELAAEAIGCIPARIAKTLSFKGEGDQAILVVAAGDAKVDNKKFRQAFGLKARMLSADEVVEQTGHIIGGVCPFGLANELDVYLDISMKRYETLFPACGSSNSAIELTLDEIFEYSSAKEWVDVCKGWDEEQLKETVASNTNQH, encoded by the coding sequence ATGTCTTTGGAAACGGTGAAGGCTCATTTTAAAAAATGGAATCGTGAGGCAGACATTTTAGAGTTTGAAACATCAAGTGCGACAGTTGAACTGGCTGCTGAAGCGATTGGCTGTATTCCTGCGAGAATTGCAAAAACTTTATCATTCAAGGGTGAGGGCGATCAAGCAATTCTAGTAGTTGCAGCAGGTGATGCCAAGGTTGATAACAAGAAATTCCGCCAAGCTTTTGGCCTAAAAGCGCGTATGCTTTCGGCTGATGAAGTGGTGGAGCAAACTGGTCATATCATTGGCGGTGTTTGTCCATTTGGATTGGCAAATGAATTAGACGTCTATTTAGATATCTCGATGAAACGCTATGAGACTCTTTTTCCCGCCTGCGGCAGTTCAAACTCAGCTATTGAGTTGACCCTTGATGAAATATTTGAATACTCATCTGCTAAAGAGTGGGTGGATGTTTGTAAGGGTTGGGATGAGGAACAGTTGAAAGAGACAGTCGCTTCCAATACCAATCAGCATTAA